Proteins from a genomic interval of Paenibacillus lentus:
- a CDS encoding alpha/beta hydrolase, with protein MNQPFTLPNTQYWDMRSTAANREYRIFAFKPVDAPPPEGYPIIYLLDGNALFATMVDAVRAQSRIQKKTGVSPAVVIGIGYPSDSLFDASRYYDYTMPTPPDQLISGPEGKPWPELGGVDEFTAFIEQDLKPEIERKFPIDLGRQAILGHSLGGLFVLQTLFDHPDMFQTYVAGSPSIHWNKPFMAEAEHRFVSRLEKGEDQVDVTSKSRRQKLLITAGELEQSHPSRMVENAKGLAEWLTQIANQRKDLHVEYCQFAGESHISVLPALISRAVRFALVQTTND; from the coding sequence ATGAATCAACCTTTTACATTACCGAATACGCAGTATTGGGATATGCGCTCCACAGCTGCGAACCGCGAGTATCGTATTTTTGCGTTCAAACCCGTGGACGCTCCACCTCCCGAAGGTTATCCGATCATCTATTTGCTTGACGGGAACGCGCTTTTTGCCACCATGGTGGATGCCGTACGCGCTCAGTCGCGAATTCAGAAGAAAACCGGCGTGTCACCCGCCGTCGTGATCGGTATCGGTTATCCGAGCGATTCGCTGTTCGATGCTTCGCGTTATTACGATTACACGATGCCAACGCCGCCCGATCAGCTGATTTCAGGCCCAGAGGGCAAGCCATGGCCGGAACTCGGGGGTGTCGATGAATTCACCGCATTTATCGAGCAGGACTTAAAGCCGGAGATCGAACGTAAATTTCCGATTGATCTCGGCAGACAGGCCATATTAGGCCATTCGCTAGGGGGGCTTTTCGTATTGCAAACCCTGTTTGATCATCCGGATATGTTCCAGACTTATGTGGCAGGCAGTCCCTCTATTCATTGGAATAAACCCTTTATGGCCGAAGCGGAGCATAGGTTCGTGTCCCGGCTGGAGAAGGGGGAGGATCAGGTGGATGTTACGAGCAAGTCCAGAAGGCAGAAGCTGCTAATTACGGCAGGGGAGCTGGAGCAGTCGCATCCTAGCCGCATGGTAGAGAATGCGAAGGGACTGGCTGAATGGTTGACACAGATTGCTAATCAACGGAAGGATCTCCACGTGGAATATTGCCAATTTGCTGGCGAGAGCCATATTTCGGTGCTGCCCGCCTTGATCAGCCGTGCAGTTCGATTTGCACTCGTACAGACCACAAACGACTAG